Proteins encoded by one window of Rhodobacteraceae bacterium IMCC1335:
- a CDS encoding TIGR01244 family phosphatase — protein sequence MTAQHIYGRYHVSPQIDIADVDDLKKAGFTTIICNRPDFEVPLEVQSEVIKVAVEAAGMRFEVLPLSSHSMDQETIAHQVELIEQSQGPVLAYCASGTRCTIIWALSQAGQRDADEILSLTAQAGYPLDGLRPYLSKSA from the coding sequence ATGACTGCACAACACATATATGGCCGTTACCACGTTTCTCCACAAATCGATATTGCGGATGTTGATGATTTAAAAAAGGCCGGTTTCACGACGATAATCTGCAACCGACCAGATTTTGAAGTTCCTCTAGAAGTGCAATCCGAAGTTATAAAAGTCGCAGTTGAAGCGGCCGGAATGCGGTTTGAAGTGCTACCGCTGAGCAGCCACAGCATGGACCAGGAAACCATTGCCCATCAAGTTGAATTGATAGAGCAATCACAAGGGCCCGTTCTGGCCTATTGTGCCTCTGGAACACGGTGCACGATCATCTGGGCCTTATCACAAGCGGGTCAGCGCGACGCAGACGAAATTTTATCATTAACCGCACAAGCGGGCTATCCATTGGACGGGCTACGGCCTTATCTTAGCAAAAGCGCATAG
- a CDS encoding response regulator: MAKTVLLIEDEPNIIEAVQYILSRNGWQVKTHANGHDANAVIQSSLPDLIILDVMLPGKSGYDILREIRLTPECLDIPVLILTARGQTKDRQMAEALGASRFMTKPFSNQEMLDAVRELAGV; encoded by the coding sequence ATGGCGAAGACGGTTCTGCTTATCGAGGATGAGCCAAATATCATTGAGGCAGTGCAATATATCCTGTCGCGCAATGGATGGCAGGTAAAAACGCATGCGAATGGGCATGATGCCAATGCTGTGATTCAAAGCAGCCTACCTGATTTGATTATTTTGGATGTGATGCTTCCGGGAAAAAGCGGCTATGATATTTTAAGAGAAATCCGGCTTACCCCTGAATGTTTGGATATTCCAGTATTGATATTGACAGCGCGGGGCCAGACGAAAGACCGCCAAATGGCCGAGGCTTTAGGCGCAAGCCGGTTCATGACAAAACCGTTTTCCAATCAAGAGATGTTAGACGCTGTTCGCGAATTGGCTGGGGTGTAA
- a CDS encoding helix-turn-helix domain-containing protein, translating to MVSENTPGARIRQARLAAGLKQAELAARAGISAPYLNLIEHDRRKIAGKLLIDLAKLLDVEASLLSQGAEAALIAGLNDIAALLDTEAAVLPKDTADFAARFLPWANRLVALHGKYRELEHMVNAMADRLSHDPRLADSLFEVLSAATAIRSTSAILAETTNIEPEWQNRFHRNLNEDSSRLAAGAQALVGFLDPEEANQNNILSPREEFDGFLAAQRYYFEEFEESGGDVTRYVEACSQLSAQAQQLLWNYLEQYQKDALALPQTTLSRILNEFGSDPVEAARRSGQALPVVMRRMATLSTQILNVEVGLLICDASGSVLFNKPVPGFKLPISAGFCAIWPVFEALQLPMRPIRLKLQQNGREGGLFQSFSFAQLPEIPMSADPVLPLGYMLLQPHESLPQGSFAEMAHAQLPREVGLTCRLCTRIDCSARREISVFAEEF from the coding sequence ATGGTGTCAGAAAACACACCGGGCGCACGGATTCGGCAAGCCCGGCTTGCGGCGGGCCTGAAACAAGCCGAATTGGCGGCGAGGGCTGGGATATCGGCGCCCTATTTAAATTTGATTGAGCATGATCGTCGGAAAATCGCTGGTAAATTGTTGATTGATCTTGCAAAGCTGCTCGACGTGGAGGCCTCGCTTTTAAGCCAAGGGGCAGAGGCGGCGTTGATTGCGGGATTGAATGATATCGCGGCGCTATTGGATACGGAGGCGGCGGTTTTACCTAAAGACACCGCCGATTTTGCTGCACGGTTTTTACCTTGGGCAAACCGCTTGGTGGCGCTGCATGGAAAATACCGCGAACTTGAACATATGGTGAATGCGATGGCCGATCGTTTGTCGCATGATCCGCGCTTGGCGGATTCCTTGTTTGAAGTGCTTAGCGCAGCAACCGCAATCCGCTCTACCAGCGCTATTTTGGCCGAAACGACTAATATCGAGCCCGAGTGGCAAAACCGGTTTCATCGCAATTTAAACGAGGATAGCAGCCGGTTGGCAGCGGGAGCCCAAGCTTTGGTGGGGTTTCTAGATCCTGAGGAGGCAAATCAAAACAATATCTTATCGCCGCGCGAAGAGTTTGATGGGTTTTTGGCCGCGCAGCGATATTACTTTGAAGAATTTGAAGAAAGTGGTGGCGATGTGACGCGCTATGTTGAAGCTTGTTCTCAATTGTCAGCCCAAGCGCAACAGTTATTGTGGAATTACCTTGAGCAGTATCAAAAAGATGCTCTTGCGTTGCCACAAACCACGTTGTCGCGAATTTTGAATGAGTTTGGCAGTGATCCTGTTGAGGCTGCGCGCCGCTCAGGCCAAGCCTTGCCAGTGGTTATGCGGCGCATGGCAACGCTGAGCACCCAGATTTTAAACGTTGAGGTGGGCCTGTTGATTTGTGATGCGTCAGGAAGCGTGCTCTTCAACAAACCCGTTCCAGGGTTTAAATTGCCCATATCTGCGGGGTTTTGTGCCATCTGGCCAGTTTTTGAAGCACTGCAACTTCCGATGCGTCCGATCCGCCTCAAGCTTCAACAAAATGGGCGTGAAGGCGGGCTGTTTCAAAGCTTTTCATTTGCCCAGCTTCCGGAAATTCCAATGAGTGCTGATCCTGTGTTACCCTTGGGCTATATGCTGCTTCAGCCTCACGAAAGCTTACCTCAGGGGTCATTTGCAGAAATGGCACACGCGCAGCTGCCGCGTGAAGTAGGCTTAACCTGTCGGCTTTGCACGCGCATAGATTGTTCTGCTCGCCGTGAAATTTCCGTGTTTGCCGAAGAGTTTTGA
- a CDS encoding AEC family transporter — translation MHALIEVIFPVFLVIGFGYAAVWAGFFSTESVDGLMRFTQNFAIPCLLFGAIASLDLSQVFDFALLFSFYSGATVCFLAGLFGARLLFQRPWEDCVAIGFCCLFSNSLMLGLAITERAYGTAALTSNYAIVALHAPFCYCLGILTMEIVRNRQKSVLPVVKSVFIAMFKNALFLGILVGFAVNFLKVPLPSPVTEAVDMLVQAALPAALFGMGGVLYQYRPEGDTGPILWVLAVALLLHPSLVWISGQALSLDQAGLRSAVLTSAMAPGINSYVFANMYGAARRVAASAVLFSTSASIITVWGWLYFLP, via the coding sequence ATGCACGCGTTAATAGAAGTTATTTTTCCAGTTTTTTTGGTCATTGGGTTCGGCTATGCCGCCGTCTGGGCAGGCTTTTTTTCTACAGAGTCTGTTGATGGATTGATGCGTTTCACGCAGAATTTTGCAATCCCATGCCTTTTATTTGGTGCGATCGCCTCGCTTGATTTGAGTCAAGTTTTTGATTTTGCGCTTCTGTTTAGCTTTTACAGTGGCGCAACGGTTTGTTTTCTGGCTGGATTATTTGGAGCAAGGCTTTTGTTCCAGCGGCCCTGGGAAGATTGCGTTGCCATTGGCTTTTGCTGTCTGTTTTCCAATTCTCTCATGCTTGGCTTGGCGATTACCGAACGCGCCTATGGCACGGCTGCATTGACCTCAAATTACGCGATCGTCGCCTTGCACGCCCCTTTTTGTTACTGCCTTGGCATCTTAACTATGGAAATTGTACGCAACCGGCAGAAATCGGTCTTGCCCGTTGTAAAAAGCGTTTTTATCGCCATGTTCAAAAACGCCCTTTTTCTGGGCATTTTGGTCGGCTTTGCCGTCAATTTTCTAAAGGTTCCGCTTCCCAGCCCTGTCACCGAGGCCGTTGATATGTTGGTTCAAGCCGCGCTACCGGCAGCGCTGTTCGGGATGGGAGGCGTTTTGTACCAATACCGGCCTGAAGGCGATACAGGGCCAATTTTATGGGTTTTGGCGGTGGCCTTGCTGCTGCATCCCTCTTTGGTTTGGATAAGCGGGCAAGCCCTGTCACTTGATCAAGCGGGGCTGCGCTCGGCTGTGTTAACCAGCGCGATGGCTCCTGGCATCAACAGCTATGTCTTTGCCAATATGTATGGGGCTGCCCGACGCGTGGCAGCCTCGGCGGTCTTATTCAGTACCTCAGCCTCTATCATTACCGTCTGGGGCTGGTTGTATTTTTTGCCGTAA
- a CDS encoding ATP-binding cassette domain-containing protein: MGILEIKDIGKRFGGLQALSEVNLSVKENTCHAIIGPNGAGKSTLLNCLIGKLIPDSGSVMFDGKSVLGRSAHEINQLGISRVFQTPEIFGDLTVLENMMIPIFAARDGSFSIDAMSNVMADKTVLNAAYKMLEEMNMLDKREMQAASLSRGDKRRLEIGMCLSQNPRLLLLDEPTAGMARADTNNTIDLLNEIKQKRDITIAIIEHDMHVVFSLADRITVLAQGTPLVEDVPDKIKGHPKVKEAYLGETH, encoded by the coding sequence ATGGGTATTCTTGAAATAAAAGACATCGGCAAACGCTTTGGTGGGCTTCAAGCCTTATCGGAAGTCAATCTGAGCGTTAAGGAAAACACCTGCCATGCGATAATCGGACCAAACGGGGCGGGCAAGTCAACGCTACTAAACTGCCTGATCGGTAAATTGATTCCCGATAGCGGTTCCGTAATGTTTGATGGTAAGTCTGTTTTGGGCCGATCTGCACATGAAATCAACCAATTAGGTATTTCTCGCGTGTTCCAAACACCTGAAATTTTCGGGGATCTGACTGTTTTGGAAAATATGATGATACCTATATTTGCGGCGCGCGATGGCTCTTTTTCCATAGATGCTATGTCTAATGTGATGGCTGATAAAACGGTGTTAAACGCTGCTTATAAGATGCTCGAAGAAATGAACATGTTGGACAAACGTGAAATGCAAGCCGCATCGTTGTCACGCGGTGACAAGCGCCGCTTAGAAATAGGCATGTGCCTGAGTCAAAACCCGCGCTTGCTTTTGTTAGACGAACCCACAGCCGGCATGGCGCGTGCCGATACTAACAATACAATCGATTTACTAAATGAAATCAAACAGAAGCGAGATATCACCATAGCAATCATAGAACATGACATGCATGTTGTTTTCTCCCTAGCTGATCGCATAACAGTTCTGGCGCAAGGCACTCCACTAGTGGAAGACGTTCCAGACAAAATCAAAGGGCATCCAAAAGTCAAAGAAGCCTATCTCGGCGAAACTCATTGA
- a CDS encoding ABC transporter substrate-binding protein, with amino-acid sequence MSKSNFTRRGVLKTGAIAGAGLALPTILSAGSHAGYTNAPTGGTVTLGFNVPQTGPYADEGADELRAYKLAVEHLNGGGDGGMMSTFSSKALDGTGILGKKVEYVTGDTQTKPDAARASARSMIEKDGAIMITGGSSSGVAVAVQSLCQEAGIIFMAGLTHSNDTTGKDKKANGFRHFFNSYMSGAALAPILASNYGKDRKAYHLTADYNWGYTTEEAVRTSTEAMGWETVAAVKTPLAQTDFSSYVAPVLGSGADVLVLNHYGGNMVNSLTSAVQFGLRAAQANGKNFEIIVPLYSRLMAKGAGKNVAGIFGSTNWHWSLENVAGARYAGTNAFVQSFGTKYGFPPSQAAHTVYCQTLLYADAVQRAGSFNPCAVAEALEGFEFDGLGNGPTLYRAEDHQCFKDVLVVKGKENPENDFDLLEIVDVTPASAVSYDASIFGGDLGSCNPGA; translated from the coding sequence ATGTCAAAATCTAATTTTACACGCCGCGGCGTTTTAAAAACCGGCGCAATTGCCGGTGCAGGCTTGGCTCTGCCGACAATTCTTTCAGCAGGCAGCCATGCAGGGTATACCAATGCCCCTACGGGCGGCACCGTAACGCTTGGGTTCAACGTGCCTCAAACTGGGCCATATGCAGATGAGGGCGCAGATGAGCTGCGCGCATACAAATTGGCTGTAGAGCACTTAAATGGCGGTGGTGACGGTGGCATGATGTCCACATTCAGCTCTAAAGCTCTCGACGGTACGGGCATTTTGGGCAAAAAAGTCGAATATGTAACAGGAGATACGCAAACTAAACCTGATGCAGCACGAGCCTCTGCGCGCTCCATGATCGAAAAAGACGGCGCCATTATGATCACAGGCGGTTCTTCTTCTGGTGTTGCTGTGGCTGTACAATCTTTGTGCCAGGAAGCAGGCATTATCTTTATGGCAGGCCTAACGCATTCGAACGACACCACCGGTAAAGATAAGAAAGCAAATGGTTTCCGCCATTTCTTTAATTCATATATGTCTGGCGCCGCTTTGGCCCCGATATTGGCTTCAAATTATGGCAAGGATCGCAAAGCCTATCACCTGACCGCCGACTACAACTGGGGCTATACAACGGAAGAAGCGGTACGTACCTCAACCGAAGCTATGGGCTGGGAAACTGTTGCAGCAGTTAAAACGCCTTTGGCGCAAACTGATTTCTCATCCTATGTAGCTCCTGTTCTGGGGTCAGGCGCCGATGTTTTGGTTCTGAACCATTATGGTGGAAACATGGTTAACTCACTGACGTCTGCCGTACAATTTGGTTTGCGCGCCGCACAGGCCAATGGTAAGAACTTTGAGATCATCGTTCCGCTGTACTCACGGTTGATGGCAAAAGGTGCTGGTAAAAACGTGGCTGGAATTTTTGGTTCAACAAACTGGCACTGGTCGCTTGAAAATGTTGCAGGTGCAAGATACGCCGGAACGAACGCTTTCGTGCAATCTTTCGGAACCAAATATGGCTTCCCACCCTCTCAAGCTGCACACACAGTTTACTGTCAAACATTGTTATATGCAGACGCAGTGCAACGTGCGGGCTCATTCAACCCATGTGCCGTAGCCGAAGCGCTTGAAGGCTTCGAATTTGACGGCTTGGGCAACGGCCCAACGCTTTATCGCGCAGAAGATCACCAGTGCTTTAAAGACGTTCTGGTTGTTAAAGGGAAAGAAAACCCTGAAAACGACTTTGACTTGCTTGAAATCGTTGACGTGACACCTGCATCGGCAGTGAGCTATGATGCTTCTATATTTGGCGGCGATCTAGGTTCTTGCAACCCAGGCGCATAA
- a CDS encoding branched-chain amino acid ABC transporter permease yields MDQIILQILNGLDKGSAYALIALGLTLIFGTLGVVNFAHGALFMMGAFCAVTLSRILTTSHTIIDETKKDFLGKPLKVEVPYVNDWFGPETGGTLIDWAVPLSILFAIPVMILIGVIMERGLIKYFYKRPHADQILVTFGLAIVLQEIVKYYFGANQIPTPAPEAFVGSFDFGALIGLDAGKIIYPYWRILYFCFAMILIALVFAFLQFTTFGMVVRAGMADRETVGMLGINIDRRFTVMFGVAAAVAGLAGVMYTPINPPNYHMGMDFLVISFVVVVVGGMGSLPGAVLAGLLLGILESFASMREVIEFLPGINQVVIYLAAIVILLTRPRGLMGRKGVMED; encoded by the coding sequence ATGGATCAAATTATTCTACAAATCCTCAACGGGCTCGATAAAGGCAGTGCCTACGCCCTGATTGCGCTTGGCCTGACGCTGATCTTTGGCACCTTGGGCGTGGTAAATTTCGCGCATGGCGCCCTATTTATGATGGGGGCATTCTGTGCAGTCACGCTCAGCCGAATTCTTACAACATCGCACACGATAATTGACGAAACAAAAAAGGATTTTTTGGGCAAACCGCTGAAGGTAGAAGTTCCCTATGTAAATGACTGGTTTGGTCCCGAAACCGGCGGGACGTTGATCGACTGGGCCGTTCCTCTTTCAATTCTATTTGCCATCCCAGTAATGATACTGATTGGCGTCATCATGGAACGGGGCTTAATTAAATATTTTTACAAACGTCCGCATGCGGACCAGATTTTGGTGACTTTTGGCTTAGCGATCGTACTTCAAGAAATAGTCAAATATTACTTCGGCGCCAACCAAATTCCTACGCCAGCGCCCGAGGCATTTGTGGGATCTTTTGATTTCGGCGCTCTGATCGGTTTGGATGCTGGTAAAATCATCTATCCTTATTGGCGCATTTTATATTTCTGTTTTGCGATGATTTTGATTGCGCTTGTGTTTGCGTTTTTGCAATTCACCACCTTCGGAATGGTTGTACGTGCCGGTATGGCAGACCGTGAAACTGTTGGCATGCTGGGCATTAATATTGACAGGCGCTTTACGGTTATGTTTGGCGTAGCCGCTGCGGTGGCTGGGCTTGCAGGGGTGATGTATACTCCGATCAACCCTCCAAACTATCACATGGGTATGGACTTTCTTGTGATCTCATTCGTAGTGGTTGTAGTCGGCGGCATGGGATCGCTGCCGGGCGCTGTCTTGGCTGGTCTGCTCTTGGGTATTCTTGAAAGTTTTGCATCGATGCGCGAAGTAATCGAATTTCTGCCCGGGATCAATCAGGTCGTAATTTACCTTGCAGCAATCGTAATTCTACTCACGCGCCCTCGTGGGCTCATGGGACGCAAAGGCGTGATGGAGGACTAA
- a CDS encoding MBL fold metallo-hydrolase, translating to MTEQLRFRILGCGSSGGVPRLGGNWGACDPNNPKNIRTRCSLLVERQGENGRTQVLIDTSPDMRAQLLQAQVGRLDAVLYTHDHADHVHGLDDLRMIVFNRRSRLPVWANKVTSAGLLSRFSYAFKQPEGSAYPPILQLNHIEGPVQVDGAGGQIEFTPFEVAHGQITALGFRIGPVAYLPDVSTMPPAAWEALAGIDCWILDALRRDPHPSHSHLAQSVEWINQSGVARAVLTNMHNDLDYATLQAELPKHILPAFDGMVLSYDL from the coding sequence ATGACAGAACAGTTACGGTTTCGAATTTTGGGATGCGGGTCCTCGGGCGGGGTGCCGCGGCTTGGCGGGAATTGGGGGGCTTGCGATCCCAATAATCCCAAAAATATCCGAACGCGCTGCTCGCTTTTGGTTGAGCGCCAAGGTGAAAATGGCCGAACACAAGTGCTGATTGACACCTCACCGGATATGCGCGCGCAGCTTTTACAGGCGCAAGTGGGCCGTTTGGATGCGGTGCTCTATACGCATGACCACGCCGATCATGTGCACGGGCTGGATGATTTGCGTATGATTGTGTTTAACCGGCGCAGCCGCCTACCCGTTTGGGCCAACAAAGTCACAAGTGCCGGCCTGCTCAGTCGCTTTTCCTATGCGTTCAAACAACCTGAGGGCTCTGCCTACCCTCCCATTTTGCAGCTCAATCACATCGAAGGGCCTGTGCAAGTTGATGGCGCAGGCGGTCAGATTGAATTCACGCCGTTTGAAGTTGCGCATGGGCAAATCACTGCATTGGGGTTTCGGATCGGTCCCGTGGCTTATCTGCCCGATGTTTCAACCATGCCACCTGCCGCGTGGGAGGCTCTGGCCGGCATTGACTGCTGGATCCTGGACGCGTTGCGCCGCGATCCGCACCCCTCACATTCCCACTTGGCCCAAAGTGTTGAGTGGATCAATCAATCAGGCGTTGCCCGCGCCGTTTTAACCAATATGCACAATGATTTAGATTATGCCACCTTGCAGGCTGAGCTTCCCAAACATATTCTGCCCGCCTTTGACGGGATGGTTCTTTCCTATGATCTTTGA
- a CDS encoding branched-chain amino acid ABC transporter permease — MFGLEKKDAQLLLTVAILVVLAPIFLNPFPEGSALAQFNAGYPDLMQRFVIFGIFAIGFNILFGLTGYLSFGHAAFLGAGSYAGVWMLKLLTINVIPAIIVSTIVAGIFALIIGFISLRRSGIYFSILTLAFAQMSFALAASVLTPITGGETGLQTSLNDPRILDRANESGNIPAPSLLGLEMNDSFQLAVGNWLWTFNVGYYVSGLVMLLSFFIAIRIFRSPFGMMLRAIKSNQQRLNYTGLNTRPYMLACFVVSGMYAGLAGGLMVSMDPLAGAERMQWTASGEVVLMTILGGVGTLIGPVLGAGLIKYFENIFSKINDNLLHQWFSFLPQGMEDFIVSIIHPFIGKGWHLTLGLMFMAVIIFLPGGLVELGQRVAKLLKKRPEGETNPQKEPAE; from the coding sequence ATGTTTGGGCTCGAAAAGAAAGACGCACAACTTCTGCTAACGGTGGCAATTTTGGTCGTTTTAGCACCTATATTTCTTAATCCGTTCCCCGAAGGCTCTGCATTAGCCCAATTCAATGCTGGCTATCCGGACTTAATGCAGCGATTTGTCATTTTTGGAATCTTTGCGATTGGCTTCAATATTCTTTTTGGCTTAACCGGGTACTTGTCTTTCGGACATGCGGCTTTTCTCGGCGCGGGATCTTACGCGGGTGTCTGGATGCTGAAATTGCTGACAATCAATGTGATCCCCGCAATTATAGTATCAACGATCGTTGCAGGTATCTTCGCACTTATAATCGGTTTTATCTCGCTGCGCCGGTCAGGAATTTATTTTTCCATTCTCACGCTCGCTTTTGCGCAGATGTCTTTTGCCTTGGCAGCATCGGTTCTAACTCCAATCACTGGAGGAGAAACCGGGCTTCAAACGAGTCTTAATGATCCCCGTATTCTTGATCGAGCGAACGAAAGCGGAAATATTCCTGCACCAAGTTTACTGGGGCTAGAGATGAATGACAGTTTTCAGTTGGCTGTAGGAAATTGGCTTTGGACGTTCAATGTAGGCTACTACGTTTCGGGTTTGGTGATGCTTCTTTCTTTTTTTATTGCGATACGCATTTTCCGCTCACCGTTCGGGATGATGTTGCGGGCGATAAAGTCAAACCAACAGCGTTTAAACTACACAGGCCTTAACACTCGGCCTTATATGTTGGCCTGTTTTGTCGTCTCGGGAATGTACGCAGGTCTAGCCGGTGGCCTGATGGTTTCAATGGATCCGCTTGCAGGAGCTGAGAGGATGCAGTGGACCGCCTCTGGAGAAGTGGTGCTTATGACCATTCTAGGTGGTGTGGGCACCTTGATCGGGCCTGTTCTCGGCGCTGGATTGATCAAGTATTTTGAAAATATTTTTTCAAAAATTAACGACAACTTGCTGCATCAGTGGTTTTCATTTTTGCCTCAGGGCATGGAAGACTTCATTGTATCCATTATCCACCCGTTTATTGGTAAAGGCTGGCACCTTACATTGGGATTGATGTTTATGGCCGTCATCATCTTTTTACCGGGCGGCTTGGTGGAACTGGGCCAGCGGGTCGCTAAGTTACTGAAAAAACGACCAGAGGGTGAAACCAACCCCCAAAAAGAACCAGCCGAGTAA